The sequence GAGGCGCACAGTGATGGCCCCGGTCACGGCGCGGTCTTCACCGCCTGGTGGCCGGCGGCCGGAGGGCAGAAATGACGGCGAGCGCGAAGGCGAGGATCCTGATCGTCGAAGACGAGCAGGATCTGGCCGAGGGGATCCGCGAAAACCTCCAGGACGAGGGCTACGAAAGCGTGGTGGAAGGGGACGGCGAGGCCGCCCTGGCCCGGGCTCTCGAGGAAGATTTCGATCTGCTGCTACTGGACGTGATGCTCCCCGGCCTCGACGGCTTCACCATCTGCGAACGCATCCGGCACGCGGGCCGCGACGTGCCGGTGCTCTTTCTCACCGCCCGCGGCACCCTGGACGACCGGCTGCGGGGCCTGGGGGCCGGCGGCGACGACTACCTGCCCAAACCCTTCCACCTCGGTGAGCTGCTGGCGCGCATCGAGGCGATCCTGCGCCGACGCTTGTGGCTGACCCGCGGTACGACCGGGAAGATCCTGACCTTCGGCGACAACGAAATCGATCTCGCAACCCGGGAGGTGAAGACCTGGGACGGAGCGCACTTCGAGCTGACCACCCGGGAGGCCGGTGTGCTCGCGGCCCTGGCCGCCGAGCCCGGCGAGACCGTCACGCGGGAGACGATCCTGGAGAAGGTCTGGGGCCGTGAACTGCTACCCTCGACCCGTGCGATCCTGGCCATCGTGGAAAGCCTCCGCAGCCGCCTGGAGCGTGAACCCGAAGCCCCCCGCCACCTGCACACCGTTCGAGGCGTCGGCTACCGGCTGACCCTCGAGCCCGAGGACCCCCGATGAACGACCTCTTGCTTCGCGCCCTGCGCGGTGAACCCACCGAGCGCCGCCCCCTGTGGATCATGCGCCAGGCGGGGCGCTACCTTCCCGAATACCGCGAGCTGCGCGAGCGCCACAGCTTCGAGGAACTGAGCACGACTCCCGAGCTGGCCGCGGAAGTGACCCTGATGCCCATCGAGCGCTTTCCCCTCGACGGGGCCATCGTCTTCGCCGACCTGATGAGCCCGGTGGCGGCCCTCGGTGTCGAGGTGCGCTTCGACCCGGGACCGGTCACCGACCGCACGATCCGCACCGCCCGCGACCTGGCCACCCTGGCCGAACCCCGCTCCGGAGAGATTGCGCCGGAGGTCTGCCGGACCCTCGCGCTGGTGCGCGAGCGCCTCGACGGCCGGGCGACCCTGCTGGGCTTCGCCGGCGCTCCCTGGTCGGTGGCGGCCTACCTGGTGGAAGGCCGGGGCAAGCGGGACTTCCCCGCCTTGCGGGCCCTGGCGGCCAGCGCGCCGGAGG is a genomic window of Acidobacteriota bacterium containing:
- the hemE gene encoding uroporphyrinogen decarboxylase, whose amino-acid sequence is MNDLLLRALRGEPTERRPLWIMRQAGRYLPEYRELRERHSFEELSTTPELAAEVTLMPIERFPLDGAIVFADLMSPVAALGVEVRFDPGPVTDRTIRTARDLATLAEPRSGEIAPEVCRTLALVRERLDGRATLLGFAGAPWSVAAYLVEGRGKRDFPALRALAASAPEVLDELLARLTELSALYLADQVEAGAQAVQIFDSWAGMLSPRTWRRIVRPHLLRLLEKTESIGVPRILFLHGAPHLLEEMIELPAEAFSFDWRVDLEDVRRRLGPDRAVQGNLDPAILTAGPEATATAARDLLSRVEPRGHVVNLGHGITPDAPIESVEALVRVVQEERR
- a CDS encoding response regulator transcription factor, yielding MTASAKARILIVEDEQDLAEGIRENLQDEGYESVVEGDGEAALARALEEDFDLLLLDVMLPGLDGFTICERIRHAGRDVPVLFLTARGTLDDRLRGLGAGGDDYLPKPFHLGELLARIEAILRRRLWLTRGTTGKILTFGDNEIDLATREVKTWDGAHFELTTREAGVLAALAAEPGETVTRETILEKVWGRELLPSTRAILAIVESLRSRLEREPEAPRHLHTVRGVGYRLTLEPEDPR